In a genomic window of Rhododendron vialii isolate Sample 1 chromosome 12a, ASM3025357v1:
- the LOC131311562 gene encoding uncharacterized protein LOC131311562, which translates to MATSAFKSTTSRTPIGAAPATDVSGSSASSATKAHRRSRSLSRFSRRVLGPEPDSDPGETPASTESKGKFVNKVRGSGFGDISLDDLAIEFFSLKDERESERGRSSSRRGAGVGSRVAAPTESSERRGRSVSRQRSGGGGGKSGSLGGGGGRIGSDASSRRRRSVSVVRCQISDSESDIDHPRNSINHGSAKSITGGNSQMPSLQKPTALSHRRLGRSLSQKDLSKNGYSSQSSALTDDEAKETCSGKNTIEKTIRAVYAQKKGEHPTGDDVNGGLYEAMRKELRYAVDEIKMELEHVRVRTTSTLESESFLQSDNSNDRQAASKVRKSYTTKQEQSEKRNQDLVAEIVLEKQHGRELPKIVRGLLPGPKSSAIAEKPSRPRKRSNDRNRLSKRLSEEAEIYFEDFISNVEDTDFSSFDGERSDTSSTLGVTKTRDAVFQTGETETFRSPAGSNSRPDEMDGVNLPWLQWETSPSKENRVLPVTPKSIVWDAAQELVSAQDPSGHSTGSWSPGIDSASSSTRVGTGSILKEVESHQRSEFDMDRYLNLKREEDLLFERWRERNHISSGGLLLCRNTFI; encoded by the exons ATGGCCACGTCGGCGTTCAAATCAACCACGAGTCGGACACCAATCGGGGCCGCACCGGCCACCGACGTCTCCGGCTCCTCAGCTTCCTCTGCCACCAAGGCTCACCGCCGGTCGAGGAGCCTCAGCCGGTTCTCCCGGAGAGTACTGGGGCCGGAGCCGGATTCGGACCCCGGCGAGACTCCGGCGTCGACGGAGTCGAAGGGAAAGTTCGTTAACAAGGTGAGAGGCTCGGGGTTTGGCGACATAAGCCTGGATGATCTGGCGATCGAGTTCTTCTCTCtcaaggatgagagagagagcgagaggggACGGTCGTCGTCTCGGCGGGGTGCTGGCGTTGGTAGTCGTGTGGCCGCTCCGACTGAGTCGTCAGAGAGGCGGGGGAGGTCGGTGTCGAGACAGAGGTCgggaggtggtggtgggaagAGTGGGAGTTtggggggtggtggtggaaggattGGTTCGGATGCTAGttcgaggaggaggaggtccGTGTCGGTGGTTCGGTGCCAGATTAGCGATTCTGAG AGTGATATAGATCATCCTCGGAACTCTATCAATCATGGAAGTGCGAAGAGTATAACTGGTGGAAATAGCCAGATGCCCTCATTACAGAAGCCCACAGCTTTGAGTCATCGACGGTTAGGAAGGTCCCTCAGCCAGAAAGATCTATCAAAGAATGGCTACTCT AGCCAGTCTTCTGCACTAACTGATGATGAAGCTAAGGAAACTTGCTCTGGTAAAAATACGATTGAGAAGACAATTCGGGCAGTTTATGCACAGAAAAAG GGGGAACATCCTACTGGGGATGATGTGAACGGTGGGCTGTATGAAGCAATGCGGAAGGAACTTAGATACGCTGTTGATGAAATCAAAATGGAACTTGAGCAT GTTAGGGTGAGAACAACCTCTACTCTAGAAAGTGAGAGCTTTTTGCAGTCGGACAACTCCAATGATCGTCAAGCTGCTTCTAAAGTTAGAAAAAGTTacacaacaaaacaagaacag TCAGAGAAGCGTAATCAAGACCTGGTAGCAGAGATAGTATTGGAGAAACAACATGGTAGGGAGCTCCCTAAGATTGTGAGAGGATTGCTTCCTGGTCCAAAGAGCTCCGCCATTGCAGAAAAACCATCACGACCTCGAAAA AGGAGTAATGACAGAAATAGGTTGTCTAAGCGTTTGAGTGAAGAGGCAGAGATATATTTCGAGGACTTCATTTCAAATGTTGAAGACAcagatttttcttcttttgatggAGAAAGGAGTGATACAAGTTCTACTTTAGGAGTAACAAAGACTAGGGATGCAGTCTTCCAGACTGGGGAAACAGAAACATTTCGAAGCCCAGCAGGATCTAATTCTCGTCCTGATGAAATGGATGGTGTTAATCTGCCGTGGTTGCAATGGGAGACTAGTCCATCCAAGGAAAACAGAGTGCTACCTGTGACTCCGAAAAGCATAGTGTGGGATGCAGCTCAG GAATTGGTTTCAGCACAAGATCCAAGTGGTCATTCCACCGGGAGTTGGAGCCCAGGAATTGACAGCGCTTCATCGAGTACCAGAGTAGGTACCGGAAGCATACTCAAAGAAGTCGAAAGTCATCAGAGGTCAGAATTTGACATGGACAGGTATCTTAATCTTAAACGAGAGGAAGATCTTTTGTTTGAGAGATGGAGGGAACGAAACCATATTAGTTCGGGTGGTCTCTTGCTTTGTAGGAATACCTTCATTTAG